GAACTTACTGCTCATGCTGAGGGCATTTTGCAGGCACTTGGCTTGCCATATCGCAAAATTTTGCTCTGTGGTGGGGATATGGGCTTTGGTGCGACTAAAACTTACGACTTAGAAGTCTGGGTTCCAAGCCAAAATACTTATCGTGAAATCTCAAGCTGCTCTAATATGGGGGATTTTCAGGCACGCCGCATGAAAGCACGCTACAGAATGGATCAAAAGAAGACCGAATTGGTGCACACTTTAAATGGTTCAGGTCTTGCAGTTGGACGTACTTTGCTTGCTGTGATGGAAAATTACCAACGTGAAGACGGTTCTATCGAGATTCCAGAAGTATTACGCCCATATATGGGTGGTGTAACGTTTATTGACTAAGCTTTGCATCTAAATTGTGCACGGTTTTTGCTTAACCTAAATCAGATGATTCATGTAGAGGTTTAAGGTGGATATTTTTCCAATCTCTTTAAAGTTGCAAAAGCAACGTTGTCTGATTGTGGGTGGTGGGCATATTGCGCTACGTAAAGCAAACCTTCTAGCCAAAGCAGGAGCGGTAATTGATATTATTGCTCCTGCAATTGAAGAGCAGCTTTTACAGTTGGTCAAAACGGCCGGTGGAGAGTATTTTGCCGAGTCTTTTGCTGAAAAAGTATTAAATACGTCTTATCGATTAGTCATTGCGGCAACTAATGATGCGCAGGTGAACAAAGCTGTTTTTGAGCAATGTGAAGCGCGTAATTTACTGGTAAATAGTGTCGATGATATTCCGCATTGCCGATTTATGGTTCCAGCCATTATTGACCGTTCTCCATTAATTATCTCTGTTGCTTCAAATGGGGCGTCACCAGTTTTATCGAGACAACTTCGTACTCAAATAGAGACAATTGTTCCGCATGGCATGGGTAAGTTGGCTGAGTTTTCTGGTCAATGGCGTAAGCAAGTAAAAGAAAAGATTATTAACCCCGATGAGCGTCGAATCTTTTGGGAAAACCTCTATGCTAGCCCATTAAAAGAACAAGTTTTTAATGACAATTTAGACGTTGCAAATGATTTGATTCAGCAAGCCTTAACAGAATGGACAGCACCTAAAGGTGAAGTTTATTTGGTAGGGGCTGGACCCGGTGATCCAGAGTTGCTGACACTAAAAGCATTACGTCTTATGCAACAAGCAGATGTCGTGATTTATGATCGTCTTGTTTCTGCACCCATCTTAGAACTTTGCCGCCGTGATGCGACTAAAATTTATGTGGGTAAAGCTCGTTCGAATCACTCTGTTCCCCAAGATGGCATCAATGCTTTACTGGTTGAGTATGCTCAAAAAGGAAAGCGTGTTTGTCGTCTAAAAGGTGGTGATCCGTTTATCTTTGGGCGTGGTGGTGAAGAAATTCAAGAGCTGGTTGAAGCGAATGTCACTTTCCAAGTTGTACCGGGTATAACTGCAGCATCAGGCTGTTCAGCTTATGCAGGTATTCCCTTAACACATCGTGATTATGCGCAAAGTGTTCGTTTCTTGACTGGGCATTTAAAGGAAGGTTCACCTGAACTTCCTTGGAATGAGCTGGTTTATGAAAATCAAACTTTGGTTTTATATATGGGGCTGGTTGGCTTGGAGCGTATTTGTGAGCAACTTATTGCTCATGGTCAGCGTGCCAATATGCCGGTGGCTTTAATCTCTAAAGGAACCACACCAGAACAGAAAGTTGTTGTTGGAACATTAGCTGATATCGCAACTAAAGTATCTGAACATCATATCGTGGCGCCAACTTTAACTATTATTGGTGAAGTGGTAAGTTTACGTGAACAGTTAAAATGGCAATAAGCTCATTTGAGTTTCTTGCTGATTATTTAAGTCGAGAAAATTTGTGATTCATGTTGTCCTATACGAGCCTGAAATTCCTGCCAATACAGGCAATATCATTCGTTTATGTGCTAATACGGGCGCACAGTTGCATTTAGTCAAACCTCTAGGTTTTGAATTAGATGATAAAAAACTCAAACGAGCAGGCCTTGATTATCATGAATGGGCACGTATGCAGATTTGGGACAACATAGAGCTTTGCCTTGCAGATTTAAAAGCTAAAGGTGTCGAGCATGTTTTTCCCCTCACCACTAAAGGTTCCGCAACTCCACATACGGTTGATTTGAATCGGCCTGTGGCTTTACTGATGGGGCCAGAAACACGTGGTTTGCCTGAGCATGTTCGCTTAATGTTTCCACAAGAACAGTGGATTCGTTTGCCGATGGCTGAAAACTCAAGAAGTTTAAATTTATCTAATGCAACGGCCGTGATTGTTTATGAAGCATGGCGTCAGCAGGGTTTTAAAAACTTAGGATAAGTTAATAGTTTTTAAATAAAAATAAGGTCACAGTTGTGGCCTTATTTTTTTCTAAATTATTTAAGCCTGTTCTAATGCTTTTTCGTCATATGTATTTTGGGCTGCTAAAACCTGTTCAATATTGGTTTCAGCCCATTCCTTTAATTGGAAGGCCATTGCAGCTACATTTTGCCCCAGCGACGTTAGTGAGTAATCAACACGAATAGGAGAGGTATTCTGGATTTTACGTTCGATAAAACCATCTCTTTCTAGCATTTTTAGTTTTTGTGATAAGACTTTAGGAGAAATGCCTTGTATATTCTTTTTGAGCAAATTGAAGTGCTGAGTTTCCTCTTCAAGCACATTTAAAATCAATAAAACCCACTTATCTGCAATTTTTTCAAAAAATAAACGAGCAGGGCAATGTTGTTGAAAAATATTATATTTTAGACATTCATTCATACTATTTACCTACTAATTTCTTAAAAAATTACCATAGTTACCAGTTAGTAACTAATTGACACCTAGTTTCTAAAATATATCATAAAGTGGAATTTAATAAAACAAAGGTTTGCTCCCATGTCTAATTCTAATATCGCGGTTGTATATTTCTCTGGTTATGGCCATACCAAAGTAGTGGCTGAAACGTTTGCAAATGAAATTAATGCTCAGCTCATTCAAATTGATCAGGAAGGTAATATTACTGATCAAGATTGGCAGACATTAAATGATGCAGAGGGGATTGTTTTTGGTGCT
This genomic stretch from Acinetobacter pittii harbors:
- the cysG gene encoding siroheme synthase CysG, which codes for MDIFPISLKLQKQRCLIVGGGHIALRKANLLAKAGAVIDIIAPAIEEQLLQLVKTAGGEYFAESFAEKVLNTSYRLVIAATNDAQVNKAVFEQCEARNLLVNSVDDIPHCRFMVPAIIDRSPLIISVASNGASPVLSRQLRTQIETIVPHGMGKLAEFSGQWRKQVKEKIINPDERRIFWENLYASPLKEQVFNDNLDVANDLIQQALTEWTAPKGEVYLVGAGPGDPELLTLKALRLMQQADVVIYDRLVSAPILELCRRDATKIYVGKARSNHSVPQDGINALLVEYAQKGKRVCRLKGGDPFIFGRGGEEIQELVEANVTFQVVPGITAASGCSAYAGIPLTHRDYAQSVRFLTGHLKEGSPELPWNELVYENQTLVLYMGLVGLERICEQLIAHGQRANMPVALISKGTTPEQKVVVGTLADIATKVSEHHIVAPTLTIIGEVVSLREQLKWQ
- a CDS encoding tRNA (cytidine(34)-2'-O)-methyltransferase codes for the protein MIHVVLYEPEIPANTGNIIRLCANTGAQLHLVKPLGFELDDKKLKRAGLDYHEWARMQIWDNIELCLADLKAKGVEHVFPLTTKGSATPHTVDLNRPVALLMGPETRGLPEHVRLMFPQEQWIRLPMAENSRSLNLSNATAVIVYEAWRQQGFKNLG
- a CDS encoding helix-turn-helix domain-containing protein is translated as MNECLKYNIFQQHCPARLFFEKIADKWVLLILNVLEEETQHFNLLKKNIQGISPKVLSQKLKMLERDGFIERKIQNTSPIRVDYSLTSLGQNVAAMAFQLKEWAETNIEQVLAAQNTYDEKALEQA